Proteins from a single region of Deltaproteobacteria bacterium:
- a CDS encoding PIN domain-containing protein: protein MVVREDRGRAGQQRRWAFFNSLVRSQSVSRGLFVDTSAWKALVDAKEKSHDRVRREFERCQRERVGLVTTDYVLSETFTLLRLRCSHDVAVQFGDMLFASHVTKVQPITADQFRQAWAVFGRYADKAFSFVDCTSFVVMEQQKLREALALDAHFTQYGFRTRPGK from the coding sequence ATGGTCGTACGTGAGGATCGCGGGCGGGCGGGCCAACAACGCAGATGGGCCTTTTTCAACAGCCTCGTACGGAGCCAATCAGTGAGCCGCGGCCTCTTCGTCGACACGAGCGCGTGGAAGGCACTCGTCGACGCGAAAGAAAAATCGCACGATCGCGTCCGGCGAGAATTCGAACGCTGTCAGCGCGAACGCGTCGGCCTGGTCACGACCGACTACGTGCTCTCTGAGACCTTCACACTGTTGCGCTTGCGTTGCAGCCACGACGTCGCGGTCCAATTCGGCGACATGTTGTTTGCCAGCCACGTCACGAAGGTGCAGCCGATCACCGCAGACCAGTTCCGGCAAGCCTGGGCGGTCTTCGGCCGCTACGCCGACAAGGCGTTTTCCTTCGTCGATTGCACGTCGTTTGTGGTCATGGAGCAGCAGAAACTCCGCGAGGCCCTCGCGCTCGACGCCCACTTCACCCAATACGGCTTCCGCACCCGGCCGGGGAAGTAA
- a CDS encoding CopG family transcriptional regulator, with amino-acid sequence MFRTMVYLDTQDRDSLLQRAKSAGTSMAQLIRDAIRQYLQQPQRAATWATDPIWRCAALAADGPARSDAEHHDAVLYRGC; translated from the coding sequence ATGTTTCGCACGATGGTCTATCTCGACACGCAAGACCGAGACTCGCTATTGCAACGCGCGAAGTCTGCCGGCACCTCCATGGCTCAACTGATCCGCGACGCGATTCGCCAGTATCTGCAACAGCCGCAACGCGCTGCCACTTGGGCCACCGACCCGATCTGGCGCTGCGCCGCACTCGCCGCCGACGGCCCCGCCCGCTCGGACGCCGAACACCACGACGCGGTCTTGTACAGGGGTTGTTAA
- the mdh gene encoding malate dehydrogenase, protein MANQKIALIGGGNIGGVLAQQAVQRRLGDVVLFDVVDGVPQGKSLDIWECAPLLDSDCRVSGTTQYADIAGADVVIVTAGIPRKPGMSRDDLLKTNLGIMRTVATNVREYAPGAFVIVVSNPLDVMVYAFQKLSGFQPQMVCGMAGVLDSARFRAFVAEVVGVSVRDVSAMVLGGHGDTMVPLLRYCTVGGVPVTNFLTPQQLQLIVDRTKQAGGEIVGLLKTGSAFVSPAIAALEMAESYLTGQRRLLVSAAMCRGEYGVQGYYIGVPTIIGAHGVEKIVELPLNSDERTLFDASVQHVKETVDGIQWS, encoded by the coding sequence ATGGCGAACCAGAAAATTGCTCTGATCGGCGGTGGAAATATCGGCGGCGTGTTGGCGCAACAAGCCGTGCAGCGGCGCTTGGGCGACGTCGTGCTGTTCGATGTCGTCGACGGGGTCCCGCAAGGGAAGTCGCTCGATATTTGGGAATGTGCTCCGTTGCTGGACAGCGATTGCCGCGTCAGCGGCACGACGCAATATGCTGACATCGCCGGTGCGGACGTCGTGATCGTCACGGCCGGCATCCCGCGCAAACCGGGGATGAGCCGCGACGACTTGCTGAAGACCAATCTCGGCATCATGCGCACCGTCGCGACCAACGTCCGCGAATACGCCCCCGGCGCGTTCGTGATCGTCGTCTCCAACCCGCTCGACGTGATGGTCTATGCGTTCCAGAAATTGAGCGGCTTTCAACCACAAATGGTCTGCGGGATGGCCGGCGTGCTCGACTCCGCGCGGTTCCGGGCGTTCGTTGCGGAGGTGGTTGGCGTCAGCGTGCGCGATGTCAGCGCGATGGTGCTCGGTGGGCATGGCGACACGATGGTCCCATTGCTGCGCTACTGCACGGTCGGCGGCGTCCCCGTGACCAACTTCCTGACGCCGCAACAACTGCAACTAATCGTGGATCGGACCAAGCAGGCCGGCGGCGAAATTGTCGGTCTGTTGAAGACCGGTTCGGCGTTTGTCTCGCCGGCGATCGCGGCGTTGGAAATGGCGGAAAGTTATCTGACCGGACAACGGCGACTGTTGGTCAGTGCGGCGATGTGTCGCGGCGAATATGGCGTGCAAGGCTACTACATCGGCGTACCGACCATTATCGGCGCGCACGGTGTGGAAAAAATCGTGGAACTGCCGTTGAACTCCGACGAGCGGACGCTGTTTGACGCATCGGTTCAACATGTGAAAGAGACGGTCGATGGCATCCAGTGGTCCTAA
- a CDS encoding zinc-dependent metalloprotease, with protein MARSRFLHMFGVALGLMLLLFVGSARAATTNAPFLRIEGQQLVLDKRFLGRSLVFLPGQIESSRPAIPAFSSASVPIVHFQRGNGVVYLVEEPRATAWLHSSVTTQHLATFPLLRETATALAFDFHSGALHDFFRSPLSQQTATDTNAMLLATPTPALDGAYFRSHAAGPGWFTMEHVVGNAGAVFRYTFWLADHSTLTPLRDDRDDAIGLFPPQAWLGMQRTPPIVWRVHPERPFTFHLSANMPQHVRAAVRDGALAWNTIFHRDVIHVADAPASLAPGDPRYPMIYWSELPHRNAIAQMQAHPLTGEILNAVIVVQAGWAEVTPVDFTEIPATPSAFRFAPTTALCDYRAMSPHAAMYGTAFDDATLQHLGLLQLRAVVMHEVGHVLGLRHNFAGNLGTEIPPDADAADFAQLVEGTRPADTPLPSSSIMDYLPLADDVRMTHPGRYDAAAIAAAYPEFQLDTPRDADSVRFCTDEQVGAIADCARRDGGAEPIAWWAGVVESGIEAYNQWIIDNVIIPADQFDRFQPDEQLRTELAEGRIGEGLRALQRYAEGRHTWVLHGHYPFERATQARATLARLGLGLFPNRHPAVREDLAAQLATLETAAPSDTPHGRWAQQVLINIQAALDALPLGAREVTATRHPPQPDRL; from the coding sequence ATGGCGCGAAGCCGCTTCCTTCACATGTTTGGAGTCGCATTGGGCTTAATGTTGTTGCTGTTTGTGGGATCGGCGCGCGCCGCGACAACAAACGCGCCATTTCTCCGCATCGAGGGCCAGCAACTGGTGCTCGACAAGCGATTCCTCGGACGTTCACTGGTTTTCCTCCCAGGACAGATCGAGAGTAGTCGGCCGGCAATCCCCGCGTTTTCGTCAGCATCTGTGCCGATCGTGCATTTCCAGCGCGGCAATGGCGTAGTGTATTTAGTCGAGGAACCACGCGCCACCGCGTGGCTACACAGCAGTGTGACAACACAACACCTGGCCACGTTTCCGCTGTTGCGCGAAACGGCGACGGCACTGGCGTTCGACTTTCACAGCGGGGCGCTCCACGATTTCTTCCGATCGCCGCTGTCGCAACAAACGGCGACAGACACCAACGCCATGCTGCTCGCAACGCCGACGCCCGCCCTCGATGGGGCGTATTTTCGGAGCCATGCCGCCGGTCCCGGATGGTTCACGATGGAGCATGTGGTCGGCAACGCCGGCGCCGTGTTTCGGTACACGTTTTGGTTGGCCGATCACTCCACACTGACGCCGCTCCGCGACGATCGCGACGACGCCATCGGACTCTTTCCGCCGCAGGCCTGGCTTGGAATGCAGCGCACGCCGCCGATCGTCTGGCGCGTGCATCCGGAACGGCCCTTCACGTTCCATCTCTCCGCCAATATGCCGCAACACGTCCGCGCAGCCGTGCGCGACGGGGCGTTGGCGTGGAATACAATTTTTCATCGCGATGTCATCCATGTTGCAGACGCACCGGCCAGCCTGGCGCCCGGCGATCCGCGTTACCCGATGATCTACTGGTCAGAGCTCCCGCATCGCAACGCCATTGCGCAGATGCAGGCACACCCGCTTACTGGAGAGATTTTGAACGCGGTGATCGTCGTGCAAGCCGGGTGGGCCGAAGTGACACCGGTCGATTTCACCGAGATCCCGGCCACGCCTTCGGCGTTCCGCTTTGCGCCCACCACGGCACTCTGTGACTATCGGGCCATGTCGCCACACGCGGCGATGTACGGCACGGCCTTCGACGATGCCACGCTACAACATCTGGGATTGCTGCAGCTGCGCGCCGTCGTGATGCACGAAGTCGGACACGTCTTGGGATTGCGCCACAACTTCGCGGGGAACTTAGGCACGGAAATCCCGCCTGATGCCGACGCCGCGGACTTCGCGCAGTTAGTGGAAGGGACACGCCCCGCCGACACGCCGCTCCCCTCCAGCTCGATTATGGACTACCTCCCACTCGCCGATGATGTGCGGATGACACACCCGGGCCGGTATGACGCCGCCGCGATCGCTGCGGCCTATCCGGAATTCCAGCTCGACACACCGCGCGATGCAGACTCGGTCCGCTTCTGCACCGATGAACAAGTCGGGGCGATTGCCGACTGTGCACGCCGCGACGGCGGCGCGGAGCCGATTGCGTGGTGGGCGGGGGTCGTCGAATCCGGGATCGAGGCCTATAATCAGTGGATCATTGATAACGTCATTATCCCCGCCGACCAATTCGATCGCTTCCAACCGGATGAGCAGTTGCGTACCGAATTGGCGGAGGGGCGCATCGGGGAAGGGCTCCGCGCACTGCAGCGCTATGCTGAAGGGCGTCACACCTGGGTGCTGCACGGCCACTATCCGTTTGAGCGGGCCACGCAGGCGCGGGCGACGTTGGCGCGCTTAGGTCTCGGCCTGTTCCCCAATCGCCATCCGGCCGTCCGCGAAGACCTCGCCGCGCAACTCGCAACGCTGGAAACAGCTGCGCCCAGCGACACCCCCCATGGCCGCTGGGCGCAACAAGTCTTGATCAATATCCAAGCCGCGCTCGATGCGCTGCCTCTGGGGGCGCGGGAGGTTACTGCAACACGCCACCCACCACAGCCGGATCGTCTGTAA
- the icd gene encoding NADP-dependent isocitrate dehydrogenase, translated as MASPLQRPTQGDTVTIKNGKLQVSDHPILPFIEGDGTGPDIWRASQYVFDAAVEKAYGGKRKITWFECYAGEKAKTVYGDACPPNYLPEETLDVIKQYLIAIKGPLTTPVGKGIRSINVALRQELDLYTCLRPVRYYQGVPSPLKDPTKVNMVIFRENTEDIYAGIEWQAGTPEVKKVIHFLQDEMGVKKIRFPETSAIGIKPVSSEGSKRLIRAAFEYAIQHGRKNVALVHKGNIMKFTEGGFREWGYELARDEFAGKLVGWEECQGKPGDKILVQDVIADNFLQQILLRPENFEVVATLNLNGDYMSDALAAQVGGIGIAPGANINYVTGRAVFEATHGTAPKYTNLDKVNPSSVILSGGMMFEHLGWPEVTALIERGLERAIAAKTVTYDFARQIPGATEIKCSEFGKAIVAQM; from the coding sequence ATGGCATCGCCACTTCAGCGCCCCACTCAGGGCGACACGGTCACGATCAAGAATGGCAAGCTGCAAGTTTCGGATCATCCGATCCTTCCGTTCATCGAAGGCGACGGGACCGGCCCGGACATTTGGCGGGCGTCGCAATATGTCTTCGACGCGGCCGTAGAGAAGGCGTACGGCGGGAAGCGGAAAATAACGTGGTTCGAATGTTACGCCGGGGAGAAGGCCAAGACCGTCTACGGCGACGCCTGTCCGCCGAATTATTTGCCGGAAGAGACGCTCGACGTCATTAAACAATATCTCATTGCGATTAAAGGCCCGCTCACCACACCGGTGGGGAAGGGGATCCGCAGCATTAATGTGGCGCTGCGCCAGGAGCTGGATCTTTATACCTGTCTGCGGCCGGTCCGGTATTATCAAGGCGTCCCGTCGCCGCTGAAGGATCCGACCAAGGTCAATATGGTCATCTTCCGCGAGAACACGGAAGACATCTACGCCGGGATCGAATGGCAGGCCGGGACGCCGGAAGTGAAAAAAGTCATCCACTTTCTCCAAGACGAGATGGGCGTGAAAAAAATCCGCTTCCCGGAGACGAGCGCGATCGGGATCAAGCCGGTCTCCAGCGAGGGCTCCAAACGCCTGATCCGCGCTGCGTTCGAATACGCGATCCAGCACGGGCGCAAGAACGTGGCGTTGGTCCATAAAGGCAACATCATGAAGTTCACCGAAGGTGGTTTCCGCGAGTGGGGGTACGAACTGGCACGCGACGAGTTCGCCGGCAAATTGGTGGGTTGGGAAGAATGCCAAGGAAAGCCGGGCGACAAGATCCTGGTCCAAGATGTGATTGCCGACAATTTCCTGCAACAGATTTTACTCCGACCGGAAAACTTCGAGGTCGTGGCGACGTTGAACTTGAACGGCGACTACATGTCCGACGCGCTCGCGGCGCAAGTGGGCGGGATCGGGATCGCGCCGGGCGCCAACATCAATTACGTCACCGGGCGCGCGGTCTTCGAGGCCACGCACGGCACCGCGCCGAAATATACCAACCTTGATAAAGTCAATCCGAGTTCGGTGATCCTCTCCGGCGGGATGATGTTTGAGCATCTCGGGTGGCCGGAGGTGACGGCGCTCATTGAACGCGGCCTCGAACGTGCGATAGCGGCCAAGACCGTGACCTACGATTTCGCGCGCCAGATTCCGGGCGCGACCGAAATTAAATGTTCGGAGTTCGGGAAGGCGATTGTCGCGCAGATGTAA
- the sdhB gene encoding succinate dehydrogenase iron-sulfur subunit — MAKTVRLKIARRDNVHSPRYWQEFAVPYRAGMNVISALIEIQRHPVDAAGRTVKPVVWDSNCLEEVCGACTMLINGKVRQACSALIDQLEQPITLEPMSKFPPVRDLIVDRGAMFDTLKKVRAWVPIDGSHHLGPGPKVAPAVQEKAYLFSRCMTCGCCMEACPQFNSHSPFIGPFTFGQVTLFNSHPTGALNKHERLDAIMGVGGLTDCGNAQNCVRACPKEIPLTEAIGHLGWETTKRAFQRLLKE; from the coding sequence ATGGCCAAGACCGTCCGTCTAAAAATTGCGCGCCGCGATAATGTCCATAGCCCGCGGTATTGGCAGGAGTTTGCGGTGCCGTATCGGGCGGGGATGAACGTCATTTCGGCGCTGATTGAAATCCAGCGCCATCCGGTCGACGCGGCGGGACGCACGGTCAAGCCGGTGGTCTGGGACTCGAATTGTCTCGAAGAGGTCTGCGGCGCGTGCACCATGCTGATCAATGGCAAGGTGCGCCAAGCGTGCAGTGCGTTGATCGATCAACTCGAGCAGCCGATCACGTTGGAGCCGATGTCGAAGTTTCCGCCGGTCCGCGATTTAATCGTCGATCGCGGCGCAATGTTCGACACGTTGAAAAAAGTCCGTGCCTGGGTCCCGATCGACGGCTCGCACCATCTCGGCCCCGGCCCGAAAGTCGCGCCGGCGGTGCAGGAAAAGGCCTATCTCTTTTCCCGCTGCATGACTTGCGGCTGTTGCATGGAGGCCTGTCCGCAATTCAACAGCCATTCGCCGTTCATCGGGCCGTTCACGTTCGGCCAAGTGACGCTGTTCAACAGTCATCCGACCGGTGCGTTAAATAAACATGAACGCCTCGATGCGATCATGGGCGTCGGCGGCCTGACCGATTGTGGAAACGCACAAAATTGCGTGCGCGCGTGCCCCAAAGAGATCCCGCTCACCGAAGCGATCGGCCACTTGGGCTGGGAGACCACCAAGCGCGCTTTTCAGCGGTTACTAAAAGAATAA
- a CDS encoding succinate dehydrogenase encodes MASSGPKGLQYFWLRRLHSLLGVVPIGAFVLEHFFSNSYAFQGPEAFDRMVVDLQGLPLVVGLEIGLIGLPIFFHVALGIVITATGANNFLRYNYYRNWMYFLQRVTGGFALLFIAYHVWTTRIAAAMSNRHFTYRDMQQLLAPEWAQWLYAIGILSVTFHFANGLATSLITWGITVSPAAQRRASAVSWFVFVGMATWGLAIMRVFG; translated from the coding sequence ATGGCATCCAGTGGTCCTAAAGGGCTCCAGTATTTCTGGTTGCGCCGCTTACATTCATTGCTCGGTGTGGTGCCGATCGGGGCATTTGTCCTCGAACACTTCTTTTCGAACTCGTACGCGTTCCAAGGTCCCGAGGCGTTCGATCGGATGGTCGTCGATTTGCAAGGCCTGCCGTTGGTCGTCGGCCTCGAGATCGGCCTGATCGGATTGCCGATTTTCTTCCACGTCGCGCTCGGGATCGTGATTACGGCGACGGGCGCGAACAATTTCCTGCGCTACAACTACTATCGCAATTGGATGTATTTTCTCCAACGAGTCACCGGCGGGTTCGCGCTGTTGTTCATTGCGTATCACGTCTGGACGACGCGGATTGCCGCAGCGATGAGCAACCGGCATTTCACCTATCGGGATATGCAGCAACTGTTGGCGCCGGAATGGGCCCAGTGGCTCTATGCAATCGGCATCTTGTCCGTGACCTTCCACTTCGCCAACGGCCTTGCGACGTCGCTGATCACGTGGGGGATCACCGTCAGTCCGGCGGCGCAGCGGCGGGCGTCGGCAGTCTCGTGGTTCGTGTTCGTCGGCATGGCAACGTGGGGGCTCGCGATCATGCGGGTGTTTGGCTAA
- the sdhA gene encoding succinate dehydrogenase flavoprotein subunit, which yields MAKPNFIVVGGGLAGLMATIKLAEAGQSVKIFSTVPCRRSHSVCAQGGINASVNNKGEGDSPQQHFYETVLGGDFLANQELPKGMCEAAPAIVYMFDRMGVQFNRTPEGNLDFRRFGGTLFHRTAFAGSTTGQQLIYALDEQVRRFEVAGLVERFEGWEFLSAVLDDHGVCRGIVACSLTSMEVATFPADAVIIATGGVGLIYGRSTNSRNCTGSTQSSLYQQGAIYANGEMIQFHPTAIPGEDKNRLISEGVRGDGGRVWVPRDGKRWYFLEEWYPKYGNLVPRDVASRAIYKIVFELGLGVEGKPKVYLDVTHIPKEILKGKLAGIVEIYEKFAGGDPLKVPMEVFPSMHYTMGGLWVDDRHMTNIPGLFAAGECEYQYHGANRLGANSLLSCVYAGMVAGPNAAHYVQDAAKSSAAAPSSLFEAAKLRETEKIKAHLAMNGAENPHRLHDELAELMIRDVSVVRHNDKLAAAYEQVGALHDRWSHAKALDTSGWANAELLFLRHLDNMLHLAKVIVKGALQRNESRGAHFKPAFPDRNDGEWMKTTQARFTPAGPELSYEPVDIKYVEPKLRNYA from the coding sequence ATGGCAAAACCGAATTTCATTGTCGTAGGTGGTGGACTGGCTGGGCTGATGGCGACGATCAAACTCGCCGAGGCCGGCCAGTCGGTAAAAATTTTCTCCACCGTCCCGTGTCGGCGGTCGCATTCCGTATGCGCGCAAGGCGGGATCAACGCGTCGGTCAATAACAAAGGGGAAGGCGATTCGCCGCAGCAACATTTTTACGAAACGGTGTTAGGCGGCGACTTCCTTGCGAATCAGGAACTGCCGAAGGGGATGTGCGAAGCGGCGCCGGCGATCGTCTATATGTTCGATCGCATGGGCGTGCAGTTTAACCGGACGCCGGAAGGCAATCTCGATTTCCGCCGCTTCGGCGGGACGCTGTTTCACCGCACCGCGTTCGCCGGATCGACGACCGGCCAGCAACTGATCTACGCGCTCGATGAACAAGTGCGCCGCTTCGAAGTGGCCGGTCTGGTCGAACGCTTCGAAGGCTGGGAATTCCTCTCCGCAGTGCTGGACGACCACGGCGTCTGTCGCGGGATCGTGGCGTGTTCGCTCACTTCCATGGAAGTCGCGACCTTTCCTGCGGATGCGGTCATTATCGCGACCGGCGGCGTTGGCTTGATTTACGGGCGCTCCACCAATTCGCGTAATTGCACCGGCTCCACGCAGTCGTCGTTGTATCAACAAGGCGCGATCTACGCCAACGGTGAGATGATCCAATTCCATCCCACCGCGATCCCGGGCGAAGATAAGAATCGGCTGATCAGCGAAGGGGTGCGTGGCGACGGCGGTCGCGTCTGGGTCCCGCGCGACGGGAAACGTTGGTACTTTTTGGAAGAATGGTATCCAAAATACGGCAACTTGGTCCCGCGGGATGTGGCGTCGCGCGCTATTTACAAGATTGTGTTCGAATTGGGACTCGGCGTGGAAGGGAAGCCGAAAGTCTATCTCGACGTCACCCATATCCCGAAAGAAATTCTGAAGGGCAAGTTGGCCGGGATCGTCGAAATCTACGAAAAATTCGCCGGGGGCGATCCCTTGAAGGTCCCGATGGAGGTCTTCCCATCGATGCACTACACGATGGGCGGGCTGTGGGTCGACGATCGCCATATGACCAATATCCCCGGCCTGTTTGCAGCGGGAGAATGCGAATATCAATATCACGGCGCGAATCGACTCGGCGCCAACTCGCTCCTTTCTTGCGTTTACGCCGGAATGGTCGCGGGGCCGAATGCGGCGCACTATGTGCAAGATGCCGCCAAATCGTCTGCCGCCGCGCCGTCCAGCCTGTTTGAAGCGGCGAAGTTGCGGGAGACGGAAAAAATCAAGGCCCATTTGGCAATGAACGGCGCGGAGAATCCGCATCGTCTGCACGACGAACTCGCTGAATTAATGATCCGCGACGTCTCGGTGGTCCGTCATAACGACAAATTGGCGGCCGCGTACGAACAGGTGGGTGCGCTGCACGACCGTTGGTCGCACGCGAAGGCGCTCGACACCTCCGGCTGGGCCAATGCGGAGCTGCTGTTCCTCCGCCATCTCGATAACATGCTCCACTTGGCGAAAGTGATCGTCAAAGGCGCGTTGCAGCGCAACGAGAGTCGCGGGGCGCATTTCAAGCCGGCCTTCCCGGATCGCAACGATGGCGAATGGATGAAAACTACGCAGGCGCGCTTTACGCCGGCCGGACCGGAGCTGTCGTACGAACCGGTAGACATTAAATACGTCGAACCGAAGTTGCGGAATTATGCATAA
- the nadA gene encoding quinolinate synthase NadA, whose protein sequence is MTGQDTTSTRLERLRGLLPEPEFALAIPLIDEINALKAEQHAVILVHNYQIPAIYHGVADYTGDSLGLSYAAAKTPAQRIIFCGVHFMAETAKIISPEKTVLLPDLEAGCSLSESITVDDVRALKAAYPGVPVVCYVNTPAAIKAESDVCCTSANAAKVVNSLPGDAVVFIPDEYLGRNVARETGKRVYTHPGRCMVHEQFRADDIAAYREQFPGIYVVAHPECDPSVVAASDYAGSTSQMVAALQQAKPQHAMLITECSMAANIQSQVPAVDFQMPCTLCPHMKRITLEKVVRSFREGVFEIDVPPAVQIRARHAIERMLAIGA, encoded by the coding sequence ATGACGGGACAAGACACCACCAGCACACGGTTGGAACGCTTGCGAGGCCTGCTGCCGGAGCCGGAATTCGCACTCGCCATTCCGCTGATCGACGAGATCAACGCGCTGAAGGCGGAACAACATGCCGTGATTTTGGTCCACAATTACCAAATCCCGGCGATCTATCACGGTGTCGCCGATTACACCGGCGATTCGCTCGGCCTCAGTTACGCCGCGGCGAAGACGCCGGCGCAGCGGATCATTTTTTGTGGTGTGCATTTCATGGCCGAGACGGCAAAAATCATCAGTCCGGAAAAAACGGTGCTGCTTCCCGATCTCGAGGCCGGCTGTTCGCTGTCCGAAAGCATCACGGTCGATGATGTCCGCGCGTTGAAGGCCGCTTATCCCGGCGTTCCTGTAGTTTGCTACGTGAATACGCCGGCCGCGATCAAGGCGGAGAGCGATGTCTGTTGCACGTCCGCGAATGCCGCAAAAGTCGTTAACAGTCTCCCCGGCGATGCCGTGGTGTTTATCCCGGATGAATATCTCGGTCGGAACGTCGCGCGCGAGACCGGCAAACGCGTGTACACGCATCCGGGACGCTGCATGGTACATGAACAATTCCGTGCCGACGACATCGCCGCGTATCGTGAACAATTCCCCGGCATTTACGTCGTTGCGCATCCGGAATGTGATCCATCGGTGGTGGCGGCATCCGATTATGCGGGGAGCACCAGTCAAATGGTGGCCGCGCTCCAACAGGCGAAACCGCAACACGCGATGCTGATCACCGAATGCAGCATGGCCGCGAATATCCAATCACAAGTCCCCGCGGTCGATTTTCAAATGCCGTGCACGCTCTGTCCCCATATGAAACGCATCACGTTGGAGAAAGTCGTGCGCAGTTTCCGCGAGGGCGTTTTCGAAATCGACGTCCCGCCCGCAGTCCAAATCCGCGCCCGTCACGCGATTGAGCGCATGCTGGCAATCGGGGCGTAG